One window of the Benincasa hispida cultivar B227 chromosome 3, ASM972705v1, whole genome shotgun sequence genome contains the following:
- the LOC120073055 gene encoding chaperone protein ClpB-like: protein MRKEGATDKGSKVEGSLKCCFVYEVKSSHLCLQHSSRVLQVLDDGRLTDGQGRIVDFRNTVIIMTSNLGVEHLLSRLMGKLLVIDAIVMDHMAGTSFSYKGISDSRLLSQLASSLVVASAFISDYIVDWDKIVYFLDFQETVVAAILKI from the exons ATGAGGAAGGAGGGCGCAACCGACAAAGGCAGTAAGGTGGAAGGAAGCCTTAAGTGTTGTTTTGTTTATGAAGTAAAGAGCTCACATCTCTGTCTTCAACACTCTTCTCGTGTTCTTCAAGTTTTAGATGATGGAAGATTGACCGATGGTCAAGGCCGTATTGTAGATTTCAGAAATACAGTCATTATCATGACTTCAAATCTTGGAGTTGAACATCTCCTTTCAAGGCTAATGGGCAAGTTGCTCGTGATCGA TGCTATCGTAATGGATCATATGGCTGGTACCAGCTTTTCCTATAAGGGAATCTCTGATAGTAGACTTCTAAGCCAACTTGCTTCTTCACTAGTTGTTGCTAGTGCCTTCATTTCTGACTACATCGTAGATTGGGATAAAATAGTCtatttcttggacttccaagagacagtTGTAGctgctatattaaagatataa
- the LOC120074658 gene encoding F-box protein SKIP19-like: protein MESNSNPNSVEEESRNWLELPADVMSMILHKLGPVDILTNAQDVCSSWRKICEDPLMWRVIDMRYSGDWWDMDYDLEELCRQAVGRSCGQLVDINIEHFGTDDLLHYITQSSNQLSRLRLVYCNRISDEGLIEAVSRLPLLEDLELSFCSFDVETLGTLGQSCPGLKSLKLNRQFYRRVECDKGALAIAENMPNLRHLQIFGNSLTNSGLEAILDGCPALESLDLRQCFNLNLAGQLGTKCSGKIKDLRVPHDPTDDYEFSTEIIDYDDDYDDDYGYPFGLSDTNLLTDDDDYYEFSGGSDFSDYTDLYFY, encoded by the exons ATGGAATCGAACTCGAACCCTAATTCGGTGGAAGAGGAATCGAGGAACTGGCTTGAACTGCCTGCAGATGTCATGTCGATGATTCTGCACAAGTTAGGTCCCGTTGATATCCTCACTAACGCTCAAGACGTTTGCTCTTCGTGGCGTAAGATCTGCGAGGATCCTCTAATGTGGCGCGTCATCGATATGCGGTATTCCGGTGATTGGTGGGACATGGATTACGATTTGGAGGAGCTGTGCAGGCAGGCTGTTGGACGGAGTTGTGGTCAATTGGTTGACATTAACATTGAGCATTTTGGTACCGATGATTTGCTCCACTATATCACTCAGAG TTCAAATCAACTTAGTAGACTCCGCCTTGTATATTGCAATCGCATCTCAGATGAGGGATTGATTGAAGCAGTTTCAAGACTTCCATTGTTGGAGGATCTTGAGTTATCTTTCTGTTCATTTGACGTGGAAACTTTGGGAACTCTTGGTCAGAGTTGTCCTGGTCTGAAATCACTGAAATTGAACCGTCAATTTTACAGACGGGTTGAATGTGATAAAGGAGCCCTTGCTATTGCTGAAAATATGCCTAATCTACGTCACCTTCAGATATTTGGCAACAGCCTAACAAACAGTGGATTGGAAGCCATTCTTGATGGTTGTCCTGCTTTAGAATCTCTTGATTTACGCCAGtgttttaatttgaatctggCAGGACAGTTGGGAACAAAATGTTCTGGAAAGATAAAAGATTTGCGCGTGCCTCATGATCCCACTGATGATTATGAATTTTCAACTGAAATTATTGATTATGATGATGATTATGATGACGATTATGGTTACCCTTTTGGTTTGTCTGACACCAATTTGCTGACTGATGATGATGATTACTATGAGTTCTCAGGGGGCAGCGATTTCTCTGACTATACAgatttgtatttttattga